Proteins encoded in a region of the Zea mays cultivar B73 chromosome 4, Zm-B73-REFERENCE-NAM-5.0, whole genome shotgun sequence genome:
- the LOC100285579 gene encoding Protein LSD1-like, with protein sequence MPVPLAPYPAPPAPFTPPNGAQSQLVCTGCRNLLMYPAGATSVCCAVCSTVTAVPAPGTEMAQLVCGGCHTLLMYIRGATSVQCSCCHTVNLAMEANQVAHVNCGNCRMLLMYQYGARSVKCAVCSFVTSVGTSPGAEQKPSS encoded by the exons ATGCCGGTTCCGCTTGCTCCGTACCCAGCTCCTCCGGCGCCATTCACGCCGCCCAATG GGGCCcagagccagctcgtctgcaccgGGTGCCGGAACCTCCTCATGTACCCAGCTGGTGCGACGTCGGTCTGCTGCGCCGTCTGCAGCACCGTCACCGCCGTGCCGGCTCCAG GAACTGAGATGGCGCAGCTAGTGTGCGGAGGATGCCACACCCTCCTCATGTACATACGCGGCGCGACGAGCGTGCAGTGTTCTTGCTGCCACACTGTGAACCTGGCTATGGAAG CAAATCAAGTCGCGCATGTGAACTGCGGGAACTGCCGCATGCTGCTCATGTACCAGTACGGGGCTCGGTCCGTGAAGTGCGCGGTCTGCAGTTTTGTGACATCGGTTGGA ACCTCACCTGGTGCAGAGCAGAAGCCCAGCAGCTGA
- the LOC100285579 gene encoding protein LSD1-like isoform X1: MPVPLAPYPAPPAPFTPPNGAQSQLVCTGCRNLLMYPAGATSVCCAVCSTVTAVPAPGTEMAQLVCGGCHTLLMYIRGATSVQCSCCHTVNLAMEANQVAHVNCGNCRMLLMYQYGARSVKCAVCSFVTSVGVSTQSILFQKRMQLTNNVFCCRRLPLFRCYSYCKTTCVSHEKQRTNRQVSLYSDLTWCRAEAQQLS, from the exons ATGCCGGTTCCGCTTGCTCCGTACCCAGCTCCTCCGGCGCCATTCACGCCGCCCAATG GGGCCcagagccagctcgtctgcaccgGGTGCCGGAACCTCCTCATGTACCCAGCTGGTGCGACGTCGGTCTGCTGCGCCGTCTGCAGCACCGTCACCGCCGTGCCGGCTCCAG GAACTGAGATGGCGCAGCTAGTGTGCGGAGGATGCCACACCCTCCTCATGTACATACGCGGCGCGACGAGCGTGCAGTGTTCTTGCTGCCACACTGTGAACCTGGCTATGGAAG CAAATCAAGTCGCGCATGTGAACTGCGGGAACTGCCGCATGCTGCTCATGTACCAGTACGGGGCTCGGTCCGTGAAGTGCGCGGTCTGCAGTTTTGTGACATCGGTTGGAGTAAGTACTCAAAGCATCCTTTTTCAGAAAAGGATGCAATTAACAAATAATGTTTTTTGTTGTAGAAGACTACCATTGTTTCGCTGCTATTCTTACTGTAAAACAACTTGTGTTTCTCATGAGAAACAGAGAACTAACCGCCAAGTTTCACTCTACTCAGACCTCACCTGGTGCAGAGCAGAAGCCCAGCAGCTGAGCTGA
- the LOC103653062 gene encoding protein ALP1-like — MSPSHTEDEFASSDSSDSEDETLLLVNLLTLNIAAQHLHRRRSGLPRRVIHRDHFAGENLIQHHYFAANPVYPPHVFRRRFRMSRPLFLRILQGLQQHDIYFTQRVDATGMPGLGPLQKVCAAMRILAYGLPSDAVDEYIQIGESTARECLHHFCRAIIDCFSAWYLRTPTQDDINRIMHNSESRGFPGMLGSIDCMHWEWRNCPTAWRGQFCGRNGWASMILEAVATYDLWIWHAFFGMPGTNNDVNVLHRSPVFDPITTGRMPPVNYTVNGNAYNFGYYLADGIYPNWPTFVKAIRHPYEEKKVYFTQMQESCRKDIERAFGVLQARWAVLRGPAYGWDRNRLTEIMTACIIMHNMIVEDEGPFAANIDFGDNSSRIDSSQIIAEGRAKWVINHFDLRRQDRSCSLQNDLVEHLWSRRGSM; from the exons ATGTCTCCTAGCCATACGGAAGATGAGTTTGCTTCGAGTGATTCGAGTGATAGTGAGGATGAAACTCTTTTGCTTGTCAACCTACTAACCCTAAACATTGCGGCGCAGCACCTTCACCGCCGACGGTCCGGTCTACCCCGCCGTGTCATTCACAGAGATCATTTCGCTGGAGAAAACCTCATCCAACATCACTACTTCGCCGCTAACCCAGTGTATCCACCGCATGTGTTTCGTAGAAG GTTCCGCATGAGTAGGCCTTTGTTTCTCCGCATTCTGCAAGGTCTTCAACAACACGATATTTACTTTACACAAAGAGTTGACGCAACTGGTATGCCCGGACTAGGACCATTACAAAAAGTTTGTGCGGCCATGCGGATACTTGCTTATGGCTTACCTTCAGATGCGGTAGACGAGTATATTCAAATTGGGGAATCAACGGCTAGGGAATGCCTTCATCATTTTTGTCGCGCAATCATTGATTGTTTTAGTGCTTGGTATTTACGCACTCCAACTCAAGATGACATTAATCGCATCATGCATAATAGTGAGTCGCGGGGTTTTCCTGGCATGTTGGGATCCATCGATTGCATGCACTGGGAGTGGAGGAACTGTCCAACGGCATGGCGAGGTCAATTTTGTGGTCGAAATGGTTGGGCATCCATGATACTTGAAGCTGTTGCAACGTATGATCTATGGATTTGGCATGCATTTTTTGGCATGCCTGGGACAAACAATGACGTGAACGTGCTCCACCGTTCCCCCGTCTTTGACCCAATCACTACTGGTCGAATGCCCCCTGTCAATTACACAGTTAATGGTAATGCGTACAACTTCGGTTATTACCTCGCTGATGGTATTTACCCAAACTGGCCTACTTTTGTGAAAGCAATCCGACACCCATACGAGGAAAAGAAAGTCTACTTCACTCAGATGCAGGAAAGTTGCCGAAAGGATATTGAGCGTGCATTTGGAGTACTTCAAGCCCGGTGGGCGGTGCTCCGTGGACCAGCTTATGGTTGGGATCGTAATCGTTTGACAGAGATAATGACGGCTTGCATCATCATGCATAACATGATCGTTGAAGACGAAGGCCCTTTTGCTGCAAACATTGATTTCGGAGACAACTCTTCAAGGATTGATTCATCTCAAATAATAGCGGAAGGCCGTGCCAAATGGGTTATTAACCACTTCGATCTACGTCGCCAAGATAGATCGTGCTCACTTCAAAATGATCTTGTCGAGCACTTATGGAGTCGCCGTGGAAGTATGTAA
- the LOC109945700 gene encoding glutathione S-transferase T3-like, which produces MCAISTYPSMDPASNATSSQAMSNPSNAQQFPPPPPLWPTGYMQQNPVDCNMMGNINFPSPGQGPTTMWAPIQAGNTSSQSTMIPASQSALYWNHYMNFVRNPLGSVGMSPYTDSYPPSLSSTPLQGSNTIPQMPVNLESDAEHSVQDINSPEKNAPPVQKQKKSKEQNFTAPEDRLLCTTWLQISSDPIVNTGQRREGLWARIEKRYNEQRGEFPCRLNRALSSRWDKIRADVSKFSGYYARVLREKQSGLSDDDKTSKAATLFAHEEGKPFHYMHCWHQLKGEPKWESICQGHSFRGLHARSIPSSGCPSVETPETDSGSAGLSGKRPRGRDYSKAERKKAGSSSSPEYLSRLQEITEKQIQRSIEKGEKKEMTSEEDREIQKKRLDLEAQKLSIRQRELKLEELKSAEQRLQMLLSTNEEDVDPEVWVVMKEQKKKLQQFIFTFEQ; this is translated from the exons ATGTGTGCCATCTCCACATATCCTAGCATGGACCCTGCCAGCAATGCGACATCGTCGCAGGCGATGTCGAATCCCTCAAATGCCCAGCAatttccaccaccaccacccttaTGGCCAACAGGCTACATGCAGCAGAATCCAGTCGATTGCAACATGATGGGAAACATTAATTTTCCTAGTCCTGGTCAAGGTCCAACTACAATGTGGGCTCCAATTCAGGCAGGGAACACTAGTTCCCAATCAACCATGATCCCTGCTTCCCAATCTGCACTATATTGGAATCACTACATGAATTTTGTGAGGAACCCTCTTGGGTCGGTGGGAATGagtccatacacagattcatatCCACCTTCACTATCAAGTACACCGTTGCAGGGTTCGAATACTATACCACAAATGCCTGTAAACTTGGAGTCAGATGCTGAACACAGTGTTCAGGACATCAATAGTCCTGAGAAAAATGCACCTCCAGTTCAAAAACAAAAGAAATCTAAGGAACAAAACTTTACAGCCCCAGAAGACAGACTCCTTTGTACTACTTGGTTGCAAATAAGTAGTGACCCCATTGTGAATACTGGGCAAAGGAGGGAGGGTCTCTGGGCCAGAATTGAAAAAAGGTACAATGAACAAAGGGGGGAATTTCCTTGTCGACTAAACAGAGCACTCAGCAGCCGATGGGACAAGATAAGGGCTGATGTCAGTAAATTCTCTGGATACTACGCGAGAGTTCTACGAGAGAAACAAAGTGGTCTAAGTGATGACGATAAG ACATCGAAGGCAGCCACATTGTTCGCTCATGAGGAGGGCAAACCATTTCATTATATGCACTGCTGGCATCAACTGAAGGGGGAACCCAAATGGGAGAGCATATGTCAAGGACACTCTTTTAGAGGATTACATGCAAGATCAATACCTTCGTCGGGGTGTCCATCAGTGGAAACACCGGAGACTGACAGTGGATCCGCTGGACTCTCAGGAAAAAGGCCCCGTGGCCGTGATTACAGTAAAGCTGAGAGAAAGAAAGCTGGTTCATCTTCGTCCCCGGAGTACTTAAGCCGATTACAAGAAATTACTGAGAAACAAATACAGAGGTCCATAGAAAAGGGGGAAAAAAAAGAAATGACCAGTGAAGAAGATAGGGAGATACAAAAGAAGAGATTGGACTTGGAAGCCCAAAAGTTAAGCATAAGACAAAGGGAACTCAAACTAGAAGAACTCAAATCGGCAGAACAACGTTTGCAGATGCTGTTGTCGACAAACGAAGAAGATGTAGATCCTGAAGTTTGGGTTGTCATGAAGGAACAGAAAAAAAAATTGCAGCAGTTCATATTTACTTTTGAGCAATGA